A window of the Schlesneria paludicola DSM 18645 genome harbors these coding sequences:
- a CDS encoding SCO family protein: protein MTTVDRPTLTACAIVSLRLVLAMIMSLLIDSTAFAQRFTTGSPYRTPAGQSPTAELLRDIGIEQQLDSQLPLDAVFHDEMGRRVPLGEFFDHRPVVIALVQYRCPMLCSQVLNGFLKTSQAVPLEIGRDYQFIAISFDARESSDLAAEKKKQYSRAYRRSGAANGMHFLTGDQDAIDRITRVIGFRYRYVERTDQFAHASGLMIATPKGRLSRYMYGIDFAPQDLRWGLEESAIQRIGSRVDQILLLCYHYDPLTGKYGLAISNLLRIAGGLTIFGLGTYLAFMFRNERRRSKLFPAENRAILPMGASDSTLKELSQS from the coding sequence ATGACGACTGTTGATCGCCCCACTTTGACCGCATGTGCGATAGTCAGCCTCAGGCTCGTGTTGGCAATGATCATGTCATTGCTGATCGATTCAACAGCGTTCGCGCAACGCTTCACGACGGGAAGCCCGTACCGAACGCCTGCCGGACAAAGTCCCACGGCTGAGTTGCTGCGGGACATTGGAATTGAGCAGCAGCTGGATTCGCAATTGCCGTTGGATGCCGTGTTTCATGATGAAATGGGCCGTCGCGTGCCTCTCGGCGAGTTTTTTGATCACCGTCCTGTGGTGATTGCACTCGTCCAGTACCGCTGCCCGATGCTGTGCTCACAGGTGCTGAATGGCTTTCTGAAGACCAGCCAGGCGGTGCCACTTGAGATTGGCCGCGACTACCAATTCATCGCGATCAGCTTCGATGCCCGAGAATCTAGCGATCTGGCCGCTGAAAAGAAAAAGCAATACTCTCGCGCGTATCGTCGGTCGGGGGCGGCGAACGGAATGCATTTTCTGACCGGGGACCAGGACGCGATTGATCGGATCACGCGCGTTATTGGATTTCGTTACCGTTACGTTGAACGAACGGATCAGTTCGCGCACGCCAGCGGTCTAATGATCGCCACTCCAAAAGGTCGTTTGTCTCGGTACATGTATGGAATTGATTTTGCGCCACAGGATCTTCGCTGGGGACTGGAAGAGAGTGCCATTCAGCGCATCGGATCGCGCGTCGATCAGATCCTGCTGCTTTGCTACCACTACGATCCATTGACCGGAAAATATGGTCTTGCGATTTCCAATCTGCTTCGGATCGCCGGCGGACTGACGATCTTCGGCCTCGGGACCTATCTCGCTTTCATGTTTCGGAACGAGCGACGCCGATCGAAACTGTTTCCAGCAGAGAATCGAGCGATCCTGCCGATGGGAGCGTCTGATTCCACACTCAAAGAACTGTCACAGTCATGA
- the ctaD gene encoding cytochrome c oxidase subunit I — protein sequence MSIIERSPPIQPVQPPRARRHYLNSGYSVASWLLTVDHKRIALLYLVSITFFFVIGGIAATVVRLDLMTPQGDLVRTETYNKLFTAHGVIMVFFFLIPSIPAVLGNFLVPLMIGARDLAFPRLNLLSWYIYMLGGAFTLYALLAGGVDTGWTFYAPYSSTYSNTYVMATAVGIFITGFSSILTGLNFVVSIHKMRAPGLTWFRLPLFIWSIYATSIIMVLGTPVLAISILLVAMERLFGFGIFDPRLGGDPILFQHLFWFYSHPAVYIMILPSMGVVSEIIPCFCRRRPFGYAFIGFSSVAIAVFGFLVWGHHLFVSGQSVYAGLVFSMLSYLVAIPSAIKVFNWTASMHKGSISFETPMLYALGFIGLFTMGGLTGLFVAALAVDVHVHDTYFVVAHFHYIMVGGAVMGYLGGIHFWWPKMTGRMYPENWARLSAILIFFGFNLTFFPQYILGYLGMPRRYHVYPPEFQVLNVMSSAGASILAVGYFFPLTYLLWSLWYGKPTTSNPWNATGLEWQTPSPPPTENFTETPIVVDEAYDYERFDQQVGTGGAR from the coding sequence ATGAGTATCATCGAACGATCACCACCGATTCAGCCTGTGCAGCCGCCGCGCGCGCGACGCCACTATCTCAATTCGGGATATAGTGTCGCATCATGGTTGTTGACGGTGGATCACAAGCGAATTGCGCTGTTGTATCTTGTCTCGATCACCTTTTTCTTTGTGATCGGAGGGATTGCCGCGACCGTGGTCCGCCTGGACCTGATGACGCCTCAAGGGGATCTGGTTCGTACGGAAACTTACAACAAGCTGTTTACCGCACACGGCGTGATCATGGTGTTCTTTTTCCTGATCCCCTCCATTCCTGCCGTTCTGGGGAATTTTCTGGTTCCTCTGATGATCGGCGCGCGTGATCTGGCGTTTCCTCGGCTGAATTTGCTGAGTTGGTATATTTACATGCTTGGCGGTGCATTCACTCTGTATGCACTGCTGGCGGGCGGAGTCGATACCGGCTGGACGTTTTATGCTCCTTACAGCAGTACGTACAGCAATACCTATGTGATGGCGACCGCTGTAGGAATTTTCATCACAGGCTTTTCGTCGATTCTGACAGGGCTGAATTTTGTTGTCTCGATCCACAAGATGCGTGCCCCCGGATTGACCTGGTTTCGTCTGCCCTTGTTCATCTGGTCGATCTATGCGACCAGCATCATCATGGTTCTGGGAACACCTGTTTTGGCAATCAGCATTCTGCTGGTGGCGATGGAACGTCTGTTTGGATTTGGGATCTTCGATCCTCGACTGGGCGGCGATCCAATCCTGTTTCAACATCTGTTCTGGTTCTATTCGCATCCGGCGGTCTACATCATGATTTTGCCGAGCATGGGGGTTGTCAGCGAAATCATTCCCTGCTTTTGTCGTCGGCGTCCATTTGGCTACGCATTCATTGGATTTTCGAGCGTCGCCATCGCCGTCTTTGGGTTTCTCGTCTGGGGACACCACCTCTTCGTCAGTGGACAATCGGTGTATGCAGGATTGGTCTTTTCGATGCTCAGTTATCTTGTCGCGATTCCTTCCGCGATCAAAGTATTCAACTGGACCGCTTCAATGCATAAAGGCTCGATCAGTTTCGAGACTCCGATGCTGTACGCACTTGGTTTTATTGGTCTGTTTACGATGGGGGGATTGACCGGCCTGTTTGTTGCGGCACTGGCGGTTGATGTCCATGTGCATGATACCTATTTCGTCGTCGCCCATTTCCATTACATCATGGTGGGTGGCGCGGTGATGGGGTATCTCGGCGGAATCCATTTCTGGTGGCCCAAGATGACGGGGCGGATGTATCCCGAGAACTGGGCGCGATTGTCTGCGATTCTCATTTTCTTCGGTTTCAACCTGACATTCTTTCCGCAGTACATTCTCGGATATCTTGGAATGCCGCGGCGCTATCATGTGTACCCGCCTGAGTTTCAGGTCCTCAATGTGATGTCATCTGCGGGCGCGTCCATCCTGGCTGTGGGCTATTTCTTCCCGCTCACCTATTTGCTTTGGTCGCTCTGGTACGGCAAGCCGACAACTTCAAATCCGTGGAATGCAACGGGGCTTGAATGGCAAACTCCTTCGCCGCCGCCGACCGAGAATTTCACGGAAACACCCATCGTTGTGGACGAGGCGTACGATTACGAGCGTTTTGATCAACAGGTCGGGACGGGAGGTGCTCGATGA
- a CDS encoding TAT-variant-translocated molybdopterin oxidoreductase: MSDPVFDTTEQSRKIAGRVNDAEELRQLFDVDRTGQPFSSVPKVDPNRPWRSLAELSETEEFIDFLHREFPRQASEWPDSASRRSFLKLMAGSLGLAGVGISGCMRQPEEKIVPYVRQPEDFVPGKPLFYATSHLRSGYATGLLVKSHLGRPIKIEGHPEHPASLGATDTFAQASILSLYDPDRSQNTLHAGRISTWGEFLTDLTARMGAIRTERGRGFAILTETVTSPSLGQQLTSLRSNYPEATWHQYEPVTRDNARKGAQIAFGEFVETIYHIDQADVILTLDADFLADMPGSVRYVRDFINRRKQSLAENDGPQTSRSMNRLFAVESTPGLTGAQADHRLPLPARAVEGLARIIARQLGVSVADSRFELSAHIPDNWLKTVTEELKSHEGRSLVIPGEGQPAVVHALCHAMNRQLNNVGSTVEYLKTVEPEPTDQLESLRQLVSRMTQGETQLLIVVGGNPVYNAPAELGFAQAFDRVACRVHLALEYDETSFASHWHLPQAHPLESWGDARAFDGTVTLQQPLIAPLFGGRTAYELLAAVDGHPERSAYDTIQQFWRQEFTDQFETRWPRAVHDGVIPGSRLASYEPEWKFIDQETEAISSGVATRSDDMTLFEVTFPPDPSVFDGRYANNGWLQELPKPLTKLTWGNAALLSVSTARHLEVANEDLIELSLDGRTVTAAVLIVPGQPDDSISLSLGYGRRHCGRIGQGVGADAYRIRPARSEWFAAGVTVRRTGEQHALAVTQNHHSMEGRDLIPVLSLAQFRQNPESLSEERRHPHEQPTLYPKPEPSENAWGMVIDQTACIGCNACVVACQSENNIPIVGKEQVRIGREMHWLRIDRYYRGGIEAPETVFQPVMCVHCENAPCELVCPVAATVHSHEGLNQMIYNRCVGTRYCSNNCPYKVRRFNFLDYDRHFEYDSEHAPSLSLLRNPDVTVRSRGVMEKCTYCVQRINHAKIEAQKERRPVRDGEVVTACQQVCPAQAIAFGNVADRESAVSKIKESTLNYSLLAELNTLPRTTHLARVRNPHPDLEEAPANDERLFQLIISKPEAS, encoded by the coding sequence ATGAGTGACCCAGTGTTCGATACCACGGAGCAGAGCCGCAAGATCGCCGGCCGCGTCAATGACGCAGAAGAACTGCGACAGTTGTTTGACGTGGATCGTACCGGGCAACCGTTTTCATCTGTACCAAAGGTTGATCCCAATCGTCCATGGCGAAGTCTGGCGGAACTCAGTGAGACGGAGGAGTTTATCGACTTTCTGCACCGTGAATTCCCGCGACAAGCCAGTGAATGGCCCGATTCTGCCAGTCGTCGCAGCTTCTTGAAGCTCATGGCCGGTTCATTGGGATTGGCAGGTGTCGGTATCAGTGGGTGTATGCGGCAACCCGAGGAAAAGATTGTTCCCTATGTGCGTCAGCCGGAAGATTTTGTTCCAGGCAAACCACTTTTCTATGCGACGTCTCATCTACGGTCGGGGTATGCGACGGGCTTGCTTGTGAAAAGCCATTTGGGACGTCCCATCAAGATTGAGGGCCATCCCGAGCATCCGGCCAGTCTTGGAGCAACAGATACCTTCGCACAGGCGTCAATTCTGTCCTTGTATGACCCTGATCGCTCACAGAATACGTTGCATGCCGGACGGATCAGCACCTGGGGCGAGTTTTTGACGGATCTCACCGCGCGCATGGGTGCCATTCGCACCGAACGCGGTCGTGGCTTTGCGATTCTCACAGAAACGGTCACATCGCCATCGTTGGGACAGCAACTCACGTCGTTGCGATCGAACTATCCAGAAGCCACTTGGCATCAGTACGAACCTGTGACACGCGACAATGCCCGTAAGGGGGCGCAAATTGCCTTTGGTGAATTCGTCGAGACGATTTATCACATTGATCAGGCCGACGTGATTCTGACACTCGACGCGGATTTTCTCGCAGATATGCCGGGCAGTGTGCGGTACGTTCGGGATTTCATTAACCGGCGAAAGCAATCCCTCGCCGAGAATGACGGGCCGCAGACATCGCGGTCAATGAATCGCCTGTTCGCCGTCGAGAGCACTCCCGGATTGACTGGTGCACAGGCCGATCACCGACTTCCCTTGCCTGCTCGTGCCGTTGAGGGACTCGCACGAATCATCGCGCGACAACTTGGGGTTTCTGTGGCGGACTCGCGTTTCGAGCTCTCTGCACACATTCCTGACAACTGGCTGAAGACAGTCACGGAAGAACTCAAATCACACGAAGGCCGCTCGCTGGTGATTCCGGGCGAAGGGCAACCCGCCGTCGTTCACGCCCTGTGTCATGCGATGAATCGTCAACTGAACAACGTTGGGAGTACGGTCGAGTATCTCAAAACCGTTGAGCCCGAGCCGACCGATCAATTGGAATCTCTTCGTCAATTAGTTTCGCGGATGACGCAGGGGGAAACTCAACTGCTGATCGTTGTTGGCGGGAATCCGGTCTACAACGCTCCGGCCGAATTGGGGTTTGCTCAAGCGTTTGACCGTGTCGCCTGCCGAGTCCACTTGGCGCTCGAATATGACGAGACCTCATTTGCGTCGCATTGGCACCTGCCGCAAGCGCATCCCCTGGAATCGTGGGGAGACGCCCGGGCCTTCGATGGGACGGTCACACTTCAACAGCCATTGATCGCACCCCTATTTGGAGGGCGAACCGCTTACGAGCTACTTGCTGCCGTCGATGGCCATCCCGAACGAAGCGCCTATGACACTATTCAACAATTCTGGCGGCAGGAGTTCACCGATCAGTTCGAGACACGGTGGCCTCGCGCGGTTCATGATGGTGTGATTCCAGGCAGTCGACTTGCCTCGTACGAACCAGAGTGGAAGTTCATCGACCAGGAGACGGAGGCGATTTCGTCGGGAGTCGCAACGAGATCCGATGATATGACACTCTTTGAAGTCACGTTTCCGCCTGATCCCAGCGTTTTCGATGGACGCTATGCGAACAATGGCTGGCTACAGGAACTTCCCAAGCCACTGACAAAGCTGACATGGGGCAATGCCGCGTTACTCAGTGTGAGTACCGCACGGCATCTCGAGGTGGCGAATGAGGACCTCATTGAATTGTCGCTCGACGGGCGTACTGTCACAGCGGCGGTGTTGATCGTTCCTGGCCAGCCCGATGATTCGATTTCGCTCTCACTAGGGTATGGTCGTCGACACTGTGGCCGAATTGGTCAGGGGGTTGGTGCGGATGCTTACCGTATTCGCCCGGCACGGAGTGAATGGTTCGCGGCAGGTGTCACCGTCAGGCGGACTGGCGAACAGCATGCATTGGCAGTCACTCAAAACCACCACAGTATGGAAGGTCGCGATCTTATTCCTGTGTTGTCACTGGCTCAGTTTCGTCAGAATCCCGAGTCCCTTTCCGAGGAGCGACGGCATCCTCACGAACAGCCGACGCTGTATCCGAAACCCGAACCGTCTGAGAATGCCTGGGGAATGGTCATCGATCAAACGGCATGTATCGGGTGCAATGCCTGCGTCGTTGCCTGCCAATCCGAGAACAACATTCCGATCGTCGGAAAAGAACAAGTGCGGATTGGTCGCGAAATGCACTGGTTGCGGATCGACCGGTACTATCGTGGTGGAATCGAGGCCCCTGAAACCGTCTTTCAACCTGTGATGTGCGTGCACTGCGAGAATGCGCCCTGCGAGCTCGTCTGCCCCGTCGCAGCTACGGTTCATAGCCATGAAGGCCTGAATCAGATGATCTATAACCGCTGTGTCGGGACTCGATACTGTTCCAATAACTGTCCCTACAAAGTTCGCCGGTTCAACTTCTTGGACTACGACCGTCATTTTGAGTACGACAGCGAGCATGCGCCCTCGTTGTCACTGCTCCGAAATCCCGATGTGACCGTTCGCAGTCGCGGCGTCATGGAAAAATGTACGTACTGCGTCCAGCGTATCAATCACGCCAAGATCGAAGCCCAGAAAGAACGTCGTCCGGTTCGTGATGGGGAAGTCGTTACGGCATGCCAGCAGGTCTGTCCTGCACAGGCCATTGCGTTTGGGAACGTGGCGGATCGAGAGAGTGCCGTCTCGAAGATCAAGGAGTCTACCCTCAATTATTCGTTGCTTGCTGAGCTGAATACGCTGCCGCGGACAACGCATCTGGCACGGGTTCGTAACCCTCATCCAGACCTGGAGGAAGCGCCTGCGAACGATGAGCGGCTCTTTCAACTGATCATCAGCAAGCCGGAGGCATCATGA
- a CDS encoding cytochrome C oxidase subunit IV family protein, whose amino-acid sequence MMSAANPVKTYVAVYAALLVLLAISVCAAEFDLGRGNFVVSLAIASAKALLIVLFFMHVRGGAVLVKLVLIASLFWLAIMFTLSATDYGTRHWGHERQHQNEQARPDAINPKPMDDSKPL is encoded by the coding sequence ATGATGTCCGCTGCTAACCCCGTGAAGACGTATGTTGCTGTGTACGCCGCCCTGCTGGTGCTGCTCGCGATCAGCGTTTGTGCGGCTGAGTTCGATTTGGGGCGGGGCAATTTCGTTGTCAGTCTTGCAATTGCGTCCGCCAAAGCCCTGCTGATCGTGCTGTTCTTTATGCACGTTCGGGGTGGCGCAGTCTTGGTCAAACTCGTTCTGATTGCCTCCCTGTTCTGGCTTGCCATCATGTTCACACTGTCGGCGACTGACTATGGGACGCGACATTGGGGACATGAACGGCAGCACCAGAATGAACAGGCTCGCCCAGACGCGATCAATCCCAAGCCAATGGACGACTCCAAGCCGCTTTGA
- the coxB gene encoding cytochrome c oxidase subunit II, whose protein sequence is MPEQASTLAPHVDRLYLSLIGMSLFFTLLITGFILYFAIKYRRGNLGVDRSSRTHRGVSMEVSVMAVLFTLSMGIFAWGATLYLSSSRIPSDGMDVRVVAKQWMWKFQHSNGRREINELHVPLGQPVKLTMISEDVIHSLYVPAFRIKRDVLPGSYASCWFEATRTGEFHLFCAEYCGTNHSRMVGRIVVMEPAEYGDWLGGTSPTESPAVAGERVFENLRCHTCHRSNGVATRGPPLAGLFGHEVKLADGRTIVADDTYLRESILRPSSKVVAGYQPIMPTFDGQVDEEQLIQLIAYIKSLAQP, encoded by the coding sequence ATGCCGGAACAAGCCTCGACGTTGGCACCTCACGTCGACCGGCTCTATTTGTCTTTGATTGGCATGTCGCTCTTTTTTACGTTGCTGATTACCGGATTCATCCTCTATTTCGCAATCAAGTATCGCCGAGGCAATCTTGGTGTCGATCGTTCGAGCCGTACCCATCGCGGGGTCTCGATGGAAGTTTCGGTGATGGCCGTGCTGTTCACGCTGTCGATGGGAATCTTCGCTTGGGGAGCCACGCTCTACCTTTCCAGCTCGCGAATTCCATCGGACGGAATGGACGTCCGCGTCGTGGCAAAACAGTGGATGTGGAAGTTTCAGCATTCGAATGGTCGGCGCGAAATCAATGAACTGCATGTTCCGCTCGGACAACCTGTAAAACTGACAATGATCTCTGAGGACGTCATTCACAGTCTGTATGTCCCCGCGTTTCGGATCAAACGCGATGTGCTTCCCGGAAGCTACGCGAGTTGCTGGTTTGAGGCGACGCGGACGGGCGAATTCCATCTCTTCTGTGCGGAGTACTGCGGCACCAATCATTCTCGCATGGTAGGACGCATCGTGGTGATGGAACCCGCGGAGTATGGGGACTGGCTTGGCGGGACGAGTCCGACCGAATCTCCCGCGGTGGCTGGCGAACGGGTGTTCGAGAATCTTCGCTGTCACACCTGCCACCGATCAAATGGAGTAGCGACGCGAGGCCCACCACTGGCGGGACTGTTCGGGCACGAAGTGAAGTTGGCAGACGGTCGAACGATCGTCGCGGACGACACGTATCTACGTGAATCCATTTTGCGCCCCTCATCGAAGGTTGTGGCCGGCTACCAACCGATCATGCCGACATTCGACGGGCAAGTCGACGAAGAGCAATTGATTCAATTGATCGCTTACATCAAATCGCTGGCGCAACCATGA
- a CDS encoding DUF3341 domain-containing protein — protein MDVIPPAERLYGLLAEFDVAEAVVDAAHQAHAAGYRQMNAYTPFPVEGLSAALGQRPTRLPWVVLIGGVLGGVTAYATMSYASIVSYPLNVGGRPLNSWPSFIPITFELTILGAAFGAFFGMLALNGLPHPHHPLFNVPAFSLATRDRFFLCIQSRDPRFELEQTRAFLQGMSLHVHEVQP, from the coding sequence ATGGATGTCATTCCCCCTGCTGAACGATTGTATGGGCTGCTGGCCGAATTCGACGTGGCCGAAGCCGTCGTCGACGCGGCGCATCAGGCGCATGCCGCCGGATACCGTCAGATGAATGCTTACACGCCATTCCCTGTTGAAGGACTTTCCGCGGCGCTCGGCCAGCGGCCAACTCGACTGCCGTGGGTTGTCTTGATCGGCGGCGTGCTTGGCGGGGTCACGGCATACGCCACAATGTCGTACGCGAGCATTGTGAGCTATCCACTGAATGTCGGTGGACGGCCGCTGAATAGCTGGCCGTCGTTTATTCCAATTACGTTCGAATTGACGATTCTCGGCGCGGCGTTTGGCGCGTTCTTTGGAATGCTTGCCTTGAATGGCCTACCACATCCGCATCATCCCTTATTCAACGTTCCTGCCTTCAGTCTTGCGACTCGAGACCGCTTCTTCTTGTGTATCCAGTCGCGTGATCCTCGTTTCGAGCTTGAGCAGACACGGGCCTTCCTGCAAGGAATGTCACTGCACGTCCATGAGGTGCAGCCATGA
- the nrfD gene encoding NrfD/PsrC family molybdoenzyme membrane anchor subunit, translated as MSHRKRRRQSRASHSDVTPADDVKLLPVSVETHAVIEPGHTYGSVTDKISAIVLTRKTSRGWIFGFAVSFALMMAFMYATAYLLAKGIGIWGTTIPVGWAFPIVNFVWWIGIGHAGTLISAVLLLLHQDWRTSINRFAEAMTLFAVSCAGLFPLLHMGRPWVFYWMLPYPNTMDLWPNFRSPLVWDVFAVMTYFTVSSLFWYMGLIPDLATLRDRSKNWLSRIIYGMLAMGWRGSAAHWQRYQTAYLLMAGIATPLVVSVHSIVGMDFAASIVPGWHTTFSPPFFVTGAIFSGFAMVMTLMIPLRSIYGLQDFVTMRHLDNMGKVILATGSIMFYGYASELFFAYYSGNEYERFVTINRVLGPYGWSYWALIACNVITPQLLWCDSLRNNLVVLFVVSLIVNVGMWLERFIIVVVSLHRDFLPSSWRIYQPTIWDYTHLIGSVGLFLTLLFLFVRFLPVISIFELRELVRETDAEA; from the coding sequence ATGAGCCACCGTAAGCGACGACGGCAAAGCAGGGCCAGTCACTCCGATGTGACCCCTGCGGACGATGTGAAGTTACTGCCCGTTTCGGTGGAAACACATGCCGTGATTGAGCCCGGTCATACTTATGGATCGGTCACAGATAAAATCAGCGCGATCGTCCTGACACGGAAAACATCACGCGGCTGGATCTTCGGATTTGCGGTTTCGTTTGCGTTGATGATGGCTTTCATGTATGCGACGGCATATTTGCTCGCCAAAGGAATCGGCATCTGGGGGACGACGATTCCCGTCGGTTGGGCCTTTCCGATTGTCAATTTTGTCTGGTGGATCGGAATCGGACATGCTGGAACCCTGATTTCTGCCGTGTTGTTACTCCTTCATCAGGACTGGCGCACCAGCATCAATCGATTTGCCGAAGCGATGACCCTGTTCGCGGTTTCCTGTGCGGGATTGTTTCCGCTACTGCACATGGGGCGTCCGTGGGTGTTTTATTGGATGCTGCCCTATCCCAACACGATGGACTTGTGGCCGAATTTCCGCAGCCCCCTGGTTTGGGATGTGTTTGCCGTCATGACCTATTTCACAGTTTCGAGTCTGTTCTGGTACATGGGGTTGATTCCCGATCTGGCGACGCTGCGTGACCGATCAAAAAACTGGCTCAGCCGTATCATTTATGGAATGCTGGCCATGGGCTGGCGAGGTTCTGCGGCACACTGGCAGAGGTATCAGACGGCCTACCTATTGATGGCGGGCATCGCGACGCCACTGGTTGTCTCGGTGCACAGTATTGTCGGCATGGACTTCGCGGCGTCGATCGTGCCCGGCTGGCACACCACGTTCTCGCCGCCGTTCTTTGTCACTGGAGCGATCTTCTCTGGCTTCGCGATGGTGATGACTCTCATGATCCCGTTGCGATCGATCTATGGGTTGCAGGATTTTGTCACGATGCGCCACCTCGACAACATGGGGAAAGTGATCCTGGCGACCGGATCGATCATGTTCTACGGGTATGCATCGGAATTGTTCTTCGCCTATTACAGTGGCAATGAGTACGAGCGATTCGTCACGATCAATCGTGTACTTGGGCCGTATGGTTGGAGCTACTGGGCGCTGATCGCGTGCAATGTGATTACGCCGCAATTGCTCTGGTGTGATTCGTTGCGAAACAATCTGGTTGTGCTGTTTGTCGTGTCATTGATTGTCAACGTCGGGATGTGGCTCGAACGATTTATCATTGTTGTCGTCAGCCTGCATCGCGACTTTCTGCCGTCGTCGTGGCGAATCTATCAACCCACGATCTGGGACTATACGCACCTGATCGGGTCTGTCGGTTTGTTCCTGACGTTACTGTTTCTCTTCGTACGTTTCCTGCCGGTCATTTCGATCTTTGAGTTGCGAGAACTCGTTCGGGAAACGGATGCCGAGGCGTGA
- a CDS encoding c-type cytochrome — protein MTRRCNVRDWCFRVVGALRWHSGRPMLAIGAITVALISGCDRLDMYDQPRYEPYEASTFFGDGLSARPPVVGTIPRGGLRDNIAYYTGRGDSTFVSAIPEEAYRELHSRFPLRFPRSYDNTSVEDRRLGLLERGQNRFNIHCAVCHGRTGVGDGMIVQRGFRRPPSYHDERLRNAAAGHFFDVMTSGFGAMSSYSSRVDVVDRWAIVAYIRALQFSQLVELEELPLKFKESFDNLTSDDAVPIPRQEGAP, from the coding sequence ATGACGCGACGCTGCAACGTTCGCGATTGGTGCTTTCGTGTTGTCGGGGCTTTGAGGTGGCATAGCGGACGACCGATGCTGGCCATTGGTGCCATCACGGTGGCGCTCATCTCCGGGTGCGATCGATTGGATATGTACGATCAGCCGCGCTATGAGCCGTACGAAGCCAGCACCTTCTTCGGCGATGGATTGTCTGCTCGGCCGCCTGTTGTCGGAACGATTCCGCGCGGCGGTCTGCGTGACAATATCGCGTATTATACAGGGCGCGGGGATAGCACCTTTGTCTCCGCGATTCCGGAAGAAGCCTATCGCGAACTTCACAGCCGATTTCCCTTGCGATTCCCTCGATCGTACGACAACACCTCTGTCGAAGATCGACGTCTGGGACTGCTGGAACGCGGGCAAAATCGCTTCAACATTCATTGTGCGGTCTGTCACGGGCGAACGGGAGTGGGTGATGGAATGATCGTCCAGCGCGGGTTTCGCCGGCCACCCTCATACCATGACGAGCGTTTGCGGAATGCGGCGGCAGGTCACTTCTTTGATGTCATGACATCCGGATTTGGGGCCATGTCCAGTTATTCGAGTCGTGTCGATGTCGTCGATCGCTGGGCAATCGTGGCCTACATCCGCGCGCTGCAGTTCAGCCAGTTGGTCGAACTCGAAGAGCTTCCTCTGAAGTTCAAAGAATCATTTGACAACTTGACGTCAGACGATGCCGTTCCGATTCCCAGGCAGGAGGGCGCGCCATGA
- a CDS encoding cytochrome c oxidase subunit 3, giving the protein MSILRSASDAPALGQHAIAHQFDDLSQQNEASDFGMWIFLATEAMFFGGLFLTYTIYRVHDETAFASASRHLDLVWGTINTVVLLTSSLTVVLAIHAAETQHRHYALFWLSATIALGLGFLGIKSFEYYEKYQLGLMPVSGLPFRWKGPDSAQAEMFFDLYYIMTGVHAIHMVIGLILFLILLVQVARGRLLGEFSAPLRITGLYWHFVDVVWVFLFPFLYLIGTRSQ; this is encoded by the coding sequence ATGAGTATCCTGCGATCCGCATCTGATGCACCTGCTCTAGGCCAACATGCTATCGCACATCAGTTTGATGATCTGTCCCAGCAGAACGAAGCGTCTGATTTTGGAATGTGGATCTTCCTGGCGACCGAAGCGATGTTCTTTGGCGGACTCTTTCTGACGTACACGATTTACCGCGTTCACGACGAGACCGCGTTTGCTAGTGCCAGTCGCCATCTCGATCTGGTCTGGGGGACGATCAATACCGTCGTCTTGCTGACGAGCAGTTTGACCGTGGTCCTTGCGATCCATGCCGCCGAGACACAACATCGGCATTACGCACTGTTCTGGTTGTCGGCCACGATTGCTCTGGGACTCGGATTCCTCGGGATTAAATCATTTGAGTACTACGAAAAATATCAACTCGGGCTTATGCCGGTCTCCGGGTTGCCGTTCCGGTGGAAGGGGCCTGATTCGGCACAGGCGGAGATGTTTTTTGATTTGTACTACATCATGACCGGGGTGCATGCTATTCACATGGTGATTGGGCTGATTCTTTTTCTGATCCTGCTCGTGCAGGTCGCGAGGGGGCGACTGCTGGGCGAGTTTTCAGCGCCACTTCGCATTACGGGGCTCTACTGGCATTTCGTTGATGTCGTCTGGGTCTTCCTCTTTCCGTTCCTCTACTTGATTGGAACAAGATCACAATGA